One window from the genome of Eucalyptus grandis isolate ANBG69807.140 chromosome 7, ASM1654582v1, whole genome shotgun sequence encodes:
- the LOC104453236 gene encoding NAC domain-containing protein 71, with protein MAGSMEERQVGYGFKPTEEQLVGHFLKKKLKGELEASAIPEVYIYDWEPADLFLLYDGFSSESSDGRECFFFCPRGRKRKTQLGFWKETSKKRVIRAPDTSKPMGTKRIFVYYEGRQPRGPRTDVAMHEYHLNTDDSDSEILDPTAMVLCHIINRKSKEAKSATASASTDLSSHLNSAQAIPGVTIESDHPTETLNAGLPDWNVPIPDQQPQMGKEQPSCCGDNWHVDGHSDSCCHIPNSPSDSISIMDFLNSDENTRQTQTCKEKHLLYDDNERVDGPSDPSDGIGLEDLSD; from the exons ATGGCAGGATCAATGGAGGAGCGGCAGGTGGGATACGGATTCAAACCGACGGAGGAGCAACTCGTTGGtcatttcttgaaaaagaaGCTCAAAGGAGAATTGGAAGCTAGCGCTATTCCCGAGGTATATATCTACGACTGGGAGCCTGCGGATTTATTTCTGCTATACGATG GATTTTCTAGTGAATCGTCGGATGGACGCGagtgtttcttcttttgtcccCGTGGTCGTAAGAGGAAGACCCAGTTGGGATTTTGGAAAGAGACAAGTAAAAAGCGTGTTATCCGAGCACCAGACACCAGTAAGCCGATGGGGACCAAGAGGATTTTTGTTTACTATGAAGGTCGACAACCAAGGGGCCCCAGGACTGATGTGGCCATGCATGAATATCACCTAAATACAGATGATTCAGATAGTGAAATTTTGGACCCG ACAGCGATGGTTCTCTGTCACATAATTAACAGGAAAAGTAAGGAAGCAAAGTCGGCAACTGCCAGTGCTTCAACCGATTTAAGCAGCCATCTGAATAGTGCGCAG GCAATTCCAGGAGTTACTATTGAATCTGACCATCCAACTGAGACGTTGAATGCTGGTTTACCAGACTGGAACGTGCCTATTCCTGATCAGCAGCCTCAAATGGGCAAAGAACAACCTTCGTGTTGTGGTGATAATTGGCACGTTGATGGACATAGCGATAGCTGTTGTCATATACCAAATTCTCCGAGCGACAGCATCAGTATCATGGATTTTTTGAATTCTGACGAGAACACCAGGCAGACTCAAACATGCAAAGAGAAACATTTACTGTATGATGATAATGAGCGTGTTGACGGACCTAGCGATCCAAGCGACGGTATCGGTCTGGAGGATCTCTCCGACTAG
- the LOC104426439 gene encoding uncharacterized protein LOC104426439 gives MSKNMRETQERRFVELNQGAKDSQGRLTAASELPIAANRRHFSQNAAKTEHHELIRSVEAGVVVFAISGISLFARFLLGGECGRKQAANKPEVLGGPHRERNGCSFHHPFIFFSCSHDQSFEDLLWRPPPSAVSHFPQSQPSLQKSPLSECPSRQALLRVEVPKVEPKFQAPFLGFTRTAEIWNSRACMIGLIGTFIVELIINKGILQVIGVEVGKGLDLPL, from the exons ATGAGCAAGAACATGAGGGAAACACAAGAAAGGAGGTTCGTGGAGCTTAACCAAGGAGCCAAGGACTCCCAGGGACGCCTTACCGCCGCCAGTGAGCTGCCGATTGCCGCCAACCGCCGCCATTTCTCTCAAAACGCAG CTAAAACTGAGCACCATGAGTTGATTCGTTCTGTTGAGGCGGGTGTTGTTGTGTTTGCCATTTCAGGCATCAGTCTTTTCGCTAGATTCCTGCTAGGG GGGGAATGTGGGAGAAAACAAGCAGCCAACAAACCAGAAGTTCTAGGAGGACCCCACAGAGAGAGAAATGGCTGCTCTTTTCACCAtcctttcatcttcttctcttgctCCCACGACCAGAGCTTCGAAGATCTTCTATGGAGGCCGCCACCATCAGCAGTTTCTCATTTTCCACAGTCCCAACCAAGCCTCCAGAAATCCCCTCTCTCTGAGTGTCCGAGCCGCCAAGCTCTCCTCCGG GTGGAAGTGCCGAAAGTAGAGCCCAAGTTCCAGGCTCCATTTCTCGGATTCACAAGAACTGCCGAGATTTGGAACTCCAGAGCTTGCATGATTGGCCTCATCGGGACATTCATTGTCGAACTG ATAATAAACAAAGGGATTCTTCAGGTGATTGGAGTGGAGGTGGGCAAGGGCCTCGATCTTCCTCTCTGA
- the LOC104453235 gene encoding NAC domain-containing protein 74-like has product MGTKRILVYYEGRQPKGRRTDVAMHEYHLNSDDSDSKISDPTAMVLCRIINRKSKEAKSATASASTDLSSHLSSAQAIPGVTTESDYPTETLNTGLHNRNVPIPDQQPQMGKEQPSCCGDNWHVDGPSDGRCHIPNSPSDGISITDFLNSDANSEQTQTCKEKHLLYDDNQHVDGPSDPSYGNGLEDLFN; this is encoded by the exons ATGGGGACCAAGAGGATTTTGGTTTACTATGAAGGTCGACAACCAAAGGGCCGCAGGACTGATGTGGCCATGCACGAATATCACCTAAATTCAGATGATTCGGACAGTAAAATTTCGGACCCG aCGGCAATGGTCCTCTGTCGCATAATAAACAGGAAAAGTAAGGAAGCAAAGTCGGCAACTGCCAGTGCTTCAACCGATTTAAGCAGCCATCTGAGTAGTGCGCAG gCAATTCCAGGAGTTACTACTGAATCTGACTATCCAACTGAGACGTTGAATACTGGTTTACACAACCGGAACGTGCCTATTCCTGATCAGCAGCCTCAAATGGGCAAAGAGCAACCTTCGTGTTGTGGTGATAATTGGCATGTTGATGGACCTAGCGATGGCCGTTGTCACATACCAAATTCTCCCAGTGACGGCATCAGTATCACGGATTTCTTGAACTCTGATGCAAACAGCGAGCAAACTCAAACATGCAAAGAGAAACATTTACTGTATGATGATAATCAGCATGTTGACGGACCTAGCGATCCAAGTTACGGTAATGGTCTGGAGGATCTCTTCAACTAG